Proteins encoded together in one Streptomyces sp. TLI_171 window:
- a CDS encoding ABC transporter ATP-binding protein, protein MSTLPIATARQVRRAATALVRADGRAFAAVLALNAAAALLGLAGPWLLGRIIDRVGDGATTADIDRLGLLLLGCALAQLLTNRQARYLAHTFGERAAARVREQLLDRVLALPASTAERAGTGDLTARGTADATAVGETLRDAGPELFIACAQALFIIGAILTVSPLLGSCALLGVAGICLGARWYLRRAPAAYLADRAANAGLAETLSATANGARTVDALGLQQRRLAAGRDAVEEARAARLGTLRLRLRFFAVINASYTLPLVVVLPLGALLVAHHTISLGAAVSAALYLRRLEEPLDTVVVLLEAVQSSTAAYARIEGLATAPVPAQATGADREPADDRIRVTGVRYAYPDGPDVLHGLDLDLRPGERLAVVGPSGSGKTTLGRLLAGVDHPRTGAVTVGGVPLAELSPDRLRRQVVLVTQEHHVFLGTLRDNLRIAAPDAADKELTAALDSVGWHHELPDGLDTELGPAATRLNGAQAQQLALARVILADPHTLILDEATALLDPTAARQTERALAAALTGRTVIAIAHRLHTAHDADRVAVLTHGRLTDLGPHEDLLTADGPYARLWNSWRTDAPS, encoded by the coding sequence ATGAGCACCCTGCCGATCGCCACCGCGCGCCAGGTCCGGCGCGCCGCCACCGCCCTGGTCCGCGCCGACGGCCGCGCCTTCGCCGCCGTCCTCGCCCTGAACGCCGCCGCCGCCCTGCTCGGCCTGGCCGGCCCCTGGCTGCTCGGCCGGATCATCGACCGGGTCGGCGACGGCGCCACCACCGCCGACATCGACCGGCTCGGCCTGCTGCTGCTCGGCTGCGCCCTCGCCCAGCTGCTGACCAACCGTCAAGCACGCTACCTGGCGCACACGTTCGGTGAACGGGCGGCCGCCCGGGTGCGCGAGCAGCTACTCGACCGGGTGCTCGCGCTGCCCGCCTCGACCGCCGAACGGGCCGGCACCGGCGACCTCACCGCGCGCGGCACCGCCGACGCCACCGCCGTCGGCGAGACCCTCCGCGACGCCGGGCCGGAGCTGTTCATCGCGTGTGCCCAGGCCCTGTTCATCATCGGCGCGATCCTCACCGTCAGCCCGCTGCTGGGCAGTTGCGCGCTGCTCGGGGTCGCCGGCATCTGCCTCGGCGCCCGCTGGTACCTGCGCCGCGCCCCCGCCGCCTACCTGGCCGACCGGGCCGCCAACGCCGGACTGGCCGAGACCCTGTCCGCCACCGCGAACGGCGCCCGCACCGTCGACGCCCTCGGCCTGCAGCAGCGCCGGCTGGCCGCCGGCCGGGACGCCGTCGAGGAGGCCAGGGCCGCCCGGCTGGGCACCCTGCGCCTGCGGCTGCGCTTCTTCGCCGTGATCAACGCCTCCTACACCCTCCCGCTGGTCGTGGTGCTCCCGCTCGGCGCGCTGCTGGTCGCCCACCACACCATCAGTCTCGGCGCGGCCGTCTCCGCCGCGCTCTACCTGCGGCGGCTGGAGGAGCCGCTGGACACCGTGGTGGTCCTGCTGGAGGCGGTGCAGAGCAGCACCGCCGCGTACGCCCGCATCGAGGGCCTGGCCACCGCGCCGGTGCCCGCGCAGGCCACCGGCGCCGACCGCGAGCCCGCCGACGACCGGATCCGGGTCACCGGCGTGCGCTACGCCTACCCGGACGGGCCGGACGTGCTGCACGGGCTGGACCTCGACCTGCGGCCCGGCGAACGCCTGGCCGTGGTGGGGCCGTCCGGCTCCGGCAAGACCACCCTGGGCCGGCTGCTGGCCGGCGTCGACCACCCGCGCACCGGCGCCGTGACGGTGGGCGGCGTCCCGCTCGCCGAGCTCTCCCCCGACCGTCTGCGCCGCCAGGTGGTGCTGGTCACCCAGGAGCACCACGTCTTCCTCGGCACGCTCCGCGACAACCTGCGGATCGCCGCCCCGGACGCCGCCGACAAGGAGCTGACCGCCGCCCTCGACTCGGTCGGCTGGCACCACGAACTGCCCGACGGCCTGGACACCGAACTCGGCCCCGCCGCGACCCGTCTGAACGGCGCTCAGGCCCAGCAGCTCGCGCTGGCCCGGGTCATCCTCGCCGACCCGCACACCCTGATCCTGGACGAGGCCACCGCGCTGCTCGACCCGACCGCCGCCCGGCAGACCGAGCGCGCCCTCGCCGCCGCGCTGACCGGCCGCACCGTCATCGCTATCGCGCACCGGCTGCACACCGCCCACGACGCCGACCGGGTCGCGGTCCTCACCCACGGCCGCCTCACCGACCTCGGCCCGCACGAGGACCTGCTCACCGCGGACGGCCCGTACGCCAGGCTGTGGAACTCCTGGCGCACCGACGCGCCGTCCTGA
- a CDS encoding discoidin domain-containing protein: MVVTRRVFLQAAAAAGVAGAVGLVEAPAAAAASAPGDVVGKVTVGYQGWFACAGDGAPINGWWHWARNWGQPPSGSNSAIVAWPDVRDYPKTYGTAFAALGNGQPAALFSSYDQSTVDVHFRWMKQYGIDAAALQRFNPTGGEGPTRDAMAGRVRSAAESQGVKFYVMYDVSDWTTMQTDIKSDWTNKMRAHTASAAYARQNGRPVVCIWGFGFNDNQRPFTPAQCLDVVNWFKAQGCYVIGGVPTWWRTGDRDSRPGFSEVYHAFDMLSPWLVGRIGNAGDADNFYNVATVPDLAECNAHGIDYQPCVLPGGVGDRQRAHGDFMWRQFYNMARAGVVSAYISMFDEYNEGNQIAKTAESQAWVPAGSGFLALDEDGTACSSDYYLRLTGDGGRMLKGQLALTAARPTQPYPGQGGDSTPPSAPGNLQVTGRSDTSVSLAWTASADNVGVTGYRIRTGGAVTATTAGTSFTVTGLAPATAYTFDVQALDQAGNVSPASNQVSATTTGGVPTGNLALHRPTSESGHTQVYGSGNAVDGDPNSYWESVNNAFPQWLQTDLGAALPVRRIVLSVPPPSAWGTRVQTVEVQGSTDGSTFSRLLAPAACTFDPATGNTATLTLPAAVSIRQLRLVFTANTGWPAGQVAELQVYSA, encoded by the coding sequence ATGGTTGTGACACGACGGGTGTTCCTGCAGGCGGCCGCGGCGGCGGGAGTGGCCGGGGCGGTGGGGCTGGTCGAGGCCCCAGCCGCCGCGGCGGCGAGCGCGCCGGGCGACGTGGTGGGCAAGGTGACGGTCGGCTACCAGGGCTGGTTCGCCTGCGCCGGCGACGGTGCGCCGATCAACGGCTGGTGGCACTGGGCCCGCAACTGGGGCCAGCCGCCGTCCGGTTCGAACAGCGCGATCGTGGCCTGGCCGGACGTCCGCGACTACCCGAAGACCTACGGCACCGCGTTCGCCGCCCTGGGCAACGGGCAGCCGGCGGCGCTGTTCTCCTCCTACGACCAGTCCACGGTGGACGTGCACTTCCGCTGGATGAAGCAGTACGGCATCGACGCGGCCGCCCTGCAGCGCTTCAATCCGACCGGCGGCGAGGGCCCGACCCGGGACGCGATGGCGGGCCGGGTGCGCAGCGCCGCCGAGTCGCAGGGCGTGAAGTTCTACGTCATGTACGACGTCTCCGACTGGACGACGATGCAGACGGACATCAAGTCCGACTGGACGAACAAGATGCGCGCCCACACCGCCTCGGCCGCGTACGCCCGGCAGAACGGCAGGCCGGTGGTGTGCATCTGGGGCTTCGGCTTCAACGACAACCAGCGCCCGTTCACCCCGGCGCAGTGCCTGGACGTGGTCAACTGGTTCAAGGCGCAGGGGTGTTACGTGATCGGCGGGGTGCCGACCTGGTGGCGCACCGGCGACCGGGACTCCCGGCCGGGCTTCTCCGAGGTCTACCACGCCTTCGACATGCTCTCGCCGTGGCTGGTCGGCCGGATCGGCAACGCCGGCGACGCCGACAACTTCTACAACGTCGCCACCGTGCCGGACCTCGCGGAGTGCAACGCGCACGGCATCGACTACCAGCCGTGCGTGCTGCCCGGCGGGGTCGGCGACCGGCAGCGGGCGCACGGCGACTTCATGTGGCGGCAGTTCTACAACATGGCGCGGGCCGGCGTCGTCTCCGCGTACATCTCGATGTTCGACGAGTACAACGAGGGCAACCAGATCGCCAAGACCGCCGAGTCGCAGGCCTGGGTGCCGGCCGGTTCCGGGTTCCTGGCGCTGGACGAGGACGGCACCGCCTGCTCCTCGGACTACTACCTGCGGCTGACCGGCGACGGCGGCCGGATGCTCAAGGGCCAGCTGGCCCTCACCGCCGCCCGCCCGACCCAGCCGTACCCGGGCCAGGGCGGCGACAGCACCCCGCCGAGCGCCCCGGGCAACCTGCAGGTGACCGGCCGGAGCGACACCTCCGTCTCGCTGGCCTGGACGGCATCGGCGGACAACGTGGGCGTCACCGGCTACCGGATCCGCACCGGCGGGGCGGTCACCGCCACCACCGCCGGCACCTCCTTCACCGTCACCGGCCTGGCCCCGGCGACCGCCTACACCTTCGACGTGCAGGCGCTGGACCAGGCGGGCAACGTCTCGCCCGCCTCCAACCAGGTCTCGGCGACCACCACCGGCGGCGTCCCGACCGGCAACCTGGCGCTGCACCGGCCGACCTCGGAGAGCGGCCACACCCAGGTGTACGGCTCGGGCAACGCCGTGGACGGCGACCCGAACAGCTACTGGGAGAGCGTCAACAACGCGTTCCCGCAGTGGCTGCAGACCGACCTCGGCGCCGCCCTGCCGGTCCGCCGGATCGTGCTGTCGGTGCCGCCGCCCTCCGCCTGGGGCACCCGGGTGCAGACCGTCGAGGTGCAGGGCAGCACCGACGGCTCGACCTTCTCCCGCCTGCTGGCCCCCGCCGCCTGCACCTTCGACCCGGCGACCGGCAACACCGCGACCCTCACCCTCCCCGCCGCGGTCAGCATCCGCCAGTTGCGCCTGGTGTTCACCGCCAACACCGGCTGGCCGGCCGGCCAGGTCGCCGAACTCCAGGTCTACTCGGCGTAG
- the glgP gene encoding alpha-glucan family phosphorylase: MKAIRRFTVRTVLPEQLQPLHELALNLRWSWHPETRELFRSVDPDVWAAVGEDPVRLLGEVPAARLAALATDRRFLRRLGDLADELRDYLTGPRWYQSSADRTDHVELPAGIAYFSPEYGIAAALPQYSGGLGILAGDHLKAASDLGVPIIGVGLFYRHGYFRQSLSRDGWQQERYPLLDPDALAVTLLREADGAPCRIDLALPGGRTLAAQVWRAQVGRVPLLLLDSDVEANSPAERDVTDRLYGGGSEHRLLQEILLGIGGVRAVRTYCRLTGHPEPEVFHTNEGHAGFLGLERISELTGAHPDLGFADALEAVRAGTVFTTHTPVPAGIDRFDRDLVARHFGGDAALPGVPVEQALALGAESWAGGDPKLFNMAAMGLRLAQRANGVSTLHGAVSREMFRGLWPGFDAPEVPITSITNGVHAPTWIDPAVVRLGATEIGQERAEEAMAVGTAAQWTGLERIGNSEVWELRRALRAQLVEEARRRLRASWKQRGAGEAELGWTGTVLDPDVLTIGFARRVPSYKRLTLMLRDPARLRSLLLHPERPVQIVVAGKAHPADDGGKRLIQQLVAFADDPAVRHRIVFLPDYDMAMAKALYPGCDVWLNNPLRPLEACGTSGMKAALNGCLNLSILDGWWDEWYDGQNGWAIPTADGGTGEGVLDPESKEAERRDDIEAAALYDLIEHQVAARYYDRGADGLPHRWISMVRHTLVTLGPKVLAGRMVREYVERLYLPAAAARRDLAGPAGDYTAAKALAGWKASVREAWPAVRVEHVEADGVGEAQELGATLALRVQVALGRLQPDDVEVQVVSGRVDESDRISEATTLALKPAVGGPDLEGRVRYEGHLELARTGPFGYTVRVLPAHPRLASIAELGLISVPAEIGGMDAGVLR; encoded by the coding sequence GTGAAGGCAATCCGCAGATTCACCGTCCGCACCGTCCTGCCCGAACAACTGCAGCCACTGCACGAGCTCGCGCTGAACCTCCGCTGGTCCTGGCACCCCGAGACGAGAGAGCTGTTCCGCTCGGTCGACCCGGACGTCTGGGCCGCCGTCGGAGAGGACCCGGTCCGACTGCTCGGCGAGGTGCCCGCGGCCCGGCTCGCCGCGCTCGCCACCGACCGGCGCTTCCTGCGCCGGCTCGGCGACCTGGCCGACGAACTGCGCGACTACCTGACCGGCCCGCGCTGGTACCAGTCCTCCGCCGACCGCACCGACCACGTCGAGCTGCCGGCCGGCATCGCCTACTTCTCGCCCGAGTACGGCATCGCGGCCGCCCTGCCGCAGTACTCCGGCGGCCTCGGCATCCTGGCCGGCGACCACCTCAAGGCCGCCTCCGACCTCGGCGTCCCGATCATCGGCGTCGGACTCTTCTACCGGCACGGCTACTTCCGGCAGTCCCTCAGCCGGGACGGCTGGCAGCAGGAGCGCTACCCCCTGCTCGACCCCGACGCGCTCGCCGTCACCCTGCTCCGCGAGGCCGACGGCGCCCCCTGCCGGATCGACCTCGCGCTGCCCGGCGGCCGCACCCTGGCCGCCCAGGTCTGGCGCGCCCAGGTCGGCCGGGTCCCGCTGCTGCTGCTCGACTCCGACGTCGAGGCCAACAGCCCCGCCGAACGGGACGTCACCGACCGCCTCTACGGCGGCGGCAGCGAGCACCGGCTGCTGCAGGAAATACTGCTGGGCATCGGCGGCGTCCGCGCCGTCCGCACCTACTGCCGCCTCACCGGCCACCCCGAGCCCGAGGTCTTCCACACCAACGAGGGCCACGCCGGGTTCCTCGGCCTGGAGCGGATCAGCGAACTTACCGGAGCCCACCCGGACCTGGGCTTCGCCGACGCGCTGGAGGCCGTCCGGGCCGGCACCGTGTTCACCACCCACACGCCCGTGCCGGCCGGCATCGACCGCTTCGACCGGGACCTGGTGGCCCGGCACTTCGGCGGCGACGCGGCGCTGCCCGGCGTCCCCGTCGAGCAGGCGCTCGCGCTCGGCGCGGAGAGCTGGGCGGGCGGCGACCCCAAGCTGTTCAACATGGCGGCCATGGGCCTGCGGCTCGCCCAGCGCGCCAACGGCGTCTCCACCCTGCACGGCGCCGTCAGCCGGGAGATGTTCCGCGGCCTGTGGCCGGGCTTCGACGCCCCCGAGGTCCCGATCACCTCGATCACCAACGGCGTGCACGCCCCGACCTGGATCGACCCCGCGGTGGTCCGGCTCGGCGCCACCGAGATCGGGCAGGAGCGCGCCGAGGAGGCGATGGCGGTCGGCACCGCCGCGCAGTGGACCGGCCTGGAGCGGATCGGCAACTCCGAGGTCTGGGAACTGCGCCGCGCGCTGCGCGCCCAGCTGGTCGAGGAGGCCCGGCGCCGGCTGCGCGCCTCCTGGAAGCAGCGCGGCGCGGGCGAGGCCGAACTCGGCTGGACCGGCACGGTGCTCGACCCGGACGTGCTCACCATCGGCTTCGCCCGGCGGGTGCCCTCGTACAAGCGCCTGACGTTGATGCTGCGCGACCCCGCGCGGCTGCGCTCGCTGCTGCTGCACCCCGAGCGGCCGGTGCAGATCGTGGTGGCCGGCAAGGCGCACCCCGCGGACGACGGCGGCAAGCGGCTGATCCAGCAGTTGGTCGCGTTCGCCGACGACCCCGCGGTGCGGCACCGGATCGTGTTCCTGCCGGACTACGACATGGCGATGGCCAAGGCGCTGTACCCCGGCTGCGACGTCTGGCTGAACAACCCGCTGCGCCCGCTGGAGGCGTGCGGCACGTCCGGCATGAAGGCCGCGCTGAACGGCTGCCTCAACCTGTCCATCCTGGACGGGTGGTGGGACGAGTGGTACGACGGCCAGAACGGCTGGGCCATCCCCACCGCCGACGGCGGCACCGGGGAGGGCGTGCTCGACCCGGAGAGCAAGGAGGCCGAGCGGCGCGACGACATCGAGGCCGCCGCCCTCTACGACCTGATCGAGCACCAGGTCGCCGCCCGCTACTACGACCGCGGCGCGGACGGCCTGCCGCACCGGTGGATCTCGATGGTCCGGCACACCCTGGTGACGCTGGGCCCGAAGGTGCTCGCCGGGCGGATGGTCCGCGAGTACGTCGAGCGGCTGTACCTGCCGGCCGCCGCGGCCCGGCGCGACCTGGCCGGCCCGGCGGGCGACTACACCGCGGCCAAGGCACTGGCCGGCTGGAAGGCGTCGGTCCGCGAGGCCTGGCCCGCCGTCCGGGTCGAGCACGTCGAGGCGGACGGCGTCGGCGAGGCGCAGGAACTCGGCGCCACGCTCGCGCTCCGGGTGCAGGTCGCCCTCGGGCGGCTGCAGCCGGACGACGTCGAGGTGCAGGTGGTCTCCGGCCGGGTCGACGAGAGCGACCGGATCTCGGAGGCGACCACCCTCGCGCTGAAGCCCGCCGTGGGCGGACCGGACCTGGAGGGGCGGGTCCGCTACGAGGGCCACCTCGAACTCGCCCGCACCGGCCCGTTCGGCTACACCGTCCGGGTGCTGCCCGCGCACCCGCGGCTGGCCTCGATCGCGGAACTGGGCCTGATCTCGGTGCCCGCGGAGATCGGCGGCATGGACGCGGGCGTGCTGCGCTGA
- a CDS encoding ABC transporter ATP-binding protein — MDDPTAADPGAPDTRSPVRFLWWLVVSQRRRSLAGTWYGTVWMLGLTVPPYLLARAVDDGLRTGRTGVVLGWSAALLAVGAASLVLAWWRHRTMTLVRNDATFRTIAVVLRHGVRLGAALPRQVSAGEVVTIGISDVVRIALALTFIGPGVGALVCYLTVAAILLTLSPLLALVVLLGLPALALVLRPLLARQQRTETRFREQQARLTARFEDLAGGLRVLNGLGGKEEFAARYRADSQRLRAEGYRVGAATSWIQALGTGLPLLLLAAVTWLGARLAVEGDLTPGQLTAVFAYAAVLVAPVYFLIENGQDIGRALVCARRVTDFLNLPPEPDPGTGRAPDTEAELTDHESGVRVAPGELTVLAAARPADTAAVAERLARLAATAATATPDWGGAPLADLPLAAVRARITLAENEATLFAGTLRETVRGRTEAPDDTLLAALEAAAALDVLHALPGRLDAPIAAEGRNLSGGQRQRLRLARALTTDPEVLLAVEPTSAVDAHTEAAMADGLRTTRAGRTTLLTSTSPTLLDRADTVHYLVDGKVAASGTHRELLRTQPGYRTLVFRGPGTPTEEAS; from the coding sequence GTGGACGACCCGACTGCCGCTGACCCCGGCGCCCCCGATACCCGCAGCCCGGTCCGCTTCCTGTGGTGGCTGGTGGTCAGCCAGCGGCGGCGCTCGCTGGCCGGCACCTGGTACGGCACCGTCTGGATGCTCGGGTTGACGGTGCCGCCCTACCTGCTGGCCCGCGCCGTCGACGACGGGCTGCGGACCGGCCGCACCGGCGTGGTGCTCGGCTGGTCCGCCGCCCTGCTGGCGGTGGGCGCGGCCAGCCTGGTGCTGGCCTGGTGGCGGCACCGCACCATGACGCTGGTCCGCAACGACGCCACCTTCCGCACCATCGCCGTGGTGCTCCGGCACGGGGTCCGGCTCGGCGCGGCACTGCCCCGCCAGGTCTCCGCGGGCGAGGTGGTCACCATCGGGATCTCCGACGTGGTGCGGATCGCGCTGGCCCTGACCTTCATCGGGCCCGGCGTCGGCGCCCTGGTCTGCTACCTGACGGTCGCCGCGATCCTGCTCACGCTCTCCCCGCTGCTCGCCCTGGTGGTGCTTCTCGGCCTGCCCGCGCTGGCCCTGGTGCTGCGGCCGCTGCTGGCCCGCCAGCAGCGCACCGAGACCCGCTTCCGCGAGCAGCAGGCCCGGCTGACCGCCCGTTTCGAGGACCTGGCCGGCGGTCTGCGGGTGCTCAACGGCCTCGGCGGCAAGGAGGAGTTCGCGGCCCGCTACCGGGCCGACTCGCAGCGGCTGCGCGCCGAGGGCTACCGGGTGGGCGCCGCCACCAGCTGGATCCAGGCGCTCGGGACGGGGCTGCCGCTGCTGCTGCTCGCCGCCGTCACCTGGCTCGGCGCCCGGCTGGCCGTCGAGGGAGACCTGACGCCCGGCCAGCTGACCGCGGTGTTCGCGTACGCCGCGGTGCTGGTCGCCCCCGTGTACTTCCTGATCGAGAACGGGCAGGACATCGGCCGCGCCCTGGTGTGCGCCCGCCGGGTCACCGACTTCCTCAACCTGCCGCCCGAACCCGACCCGGGAACCGGCCGGGCCCCCGACACGGAAGCCGAGTTGACCGACCACGAGTCCGGCGTCCGGGTCGCCCCGGGCGAGCTGACGGTGCTCGCCGCCGCCCGCCCGGCCGACACCGCCGCCGTCGCCGAACGCCTCGCCCGGCTCGCCGCCACCGCCGCCACGGCCACCCCCGACTGGGGCGGCGCCCCGCTCGCCGACCTGCCGCTCGCCGCCGTCCGGGCCCGGATCACCCTCGCCGAGAACGAGGCCACGCTGTTCGCGGGCACCCTCCGGGAGACCGTCCGCGGCCGCACCGAGGCCCCCGACGACACCCTGCTCGCCGCCCTGGAGGCCGCCGCCGCGCTCGACGTGCTGCACGCCCTGCCCGGCCGGCTGGACGCCCCGATCGCCGCCGAGGGCCGCAACCTGTCCGGCGGTCAGCGCCAACGCCTGCGCCTGGCGCGCGCGTTGACCACCGACCCGGAGGTGCTGCTGGCGGTCGAACCGACCTCCGCGGTGGACGCCCACACCGAGGCCGCGATGGCCGACGGGCTGCGCACCACCCGGGCGGGCCGCACCACGCTGCTGACCAGCACCTCGCCGACCCTGCTCGACCGGGCCGACACCGTGCACTACCTGGTCGACGGCAAGGTGGCCGCCAGCGGCACCCACCGCGAACTCCTGCGCACCCAGCCCGGCTACCGCACCCTGGTCTTCCGCGGCCCCGGAACCCCGACCGAGGAGGCCTCGTGA